CGCGGCGCAAGCGATCGTCGACATGCACGCGACGACCGACCCGGAGGCCGTGTTTGACGGGGCCGTGGCGATCCTCGACGCGTCCAACGGCGGCGGGTTGCCGTCATGAGCGCCCGTTCATCGAACGCCTCGACGATCTGGGCCGAGCTCGGGCGCACGATCCGGGGGCTGTCGGGCATGCCGCGCGGGAAGGCCAGGCCGCAGGGGGTGTACGCCACCACGGTCGCCGAACTGGCCGCGCGCGCCGAGTACCTTCGCGCGACGCCGCGGGTGGGGCTCGACTGGACCGCGATCGGCGCCGTCATTCGCGAGCGCGACACCAGCGCCGCCATCGCGGCGACGCTGGCACTGGCACGCGCGGTCGCGGCCGGCGGCGATCCGGCGGCCGAGCTCGAGAGCTGGCGATCGGTGGTGTGGTGCGACCTGGCGGCGCGGCCGAGGTGACCAGCTGGAACCGCACCGGCGCCGAGCTGGCGAAGGTCGACCCGGCGCGGTTCGCGCGCCTACTCGACATCGCATCCAGGATCGTCGCAGGCGACCCCGATCCCGGTGCGGCCCGCGTCGGTGCGGCCCGCGTCGGTGCGTGGCGCGAGATCGGCGCGCGCCTGGCCGAGCTCGATCCCGTGCGGTTCGGGAAGTTGCTGGCGGCCGCCGATGACTTCGTCATGGCCTACCGCGGCAACCCGGTCCCGCCACCGATCGCCACGACGCCAGTGCTGGCGCCGCCGCCGCGCGCGCGCCGTGGTCGAACGCCGCCGCGACTCGACGCCCCCGGGCCGGTCGTGTGGGCGACCGCTGAAGCCGCGACCGTGGGCGCGCTGGCGCTGCGCGCGGGCTGCGCGACCTTCGCCGGCTGGGGCTTCACCCGGAAGGTCACCGCGTGATGACCGCGCCACCGCGTGAGGGCTCGCCCGGCGGGGTGCCTCGCAGAAAGTGGGGAGGTCCGCGGGGAGGTGGGGCCTGCAGCGCCCCCGGCACCGCCGCCCCCAATCGCCGCAACCGCCCGACATCCCCGCCCTATCGTGTCGTTGGTGTGCACGGGATTGAACCGTGGACCCCTACCGTGTCAAGGTAGTGCTCTGCCACTGAGCTACACACCAGGAGTCGCTCGCGAGTGGCTTCGCGAGGGCCTTCTGGTAGCTGGCGGCGCCCGTAGAGTCAAGGGCCTGGCTGAGATTTTGGTGGCGCAGATCGCCCGCCGCCGAAATCGATCGACACGCCGAGTTCGGCGGTCACGCTGTAGGGCTCGGCGTCGAGGGGGACCTGGGAGGCAGTAGCGGGCTGGCTGGTGACCCCGAGCAACTCGACCGCGGGGATCAAGTGCACGCGGCGCGTGACTGACAGCGTCGCACCGACCCGGACGCCCCCGACGCCGTAGGCCGTGAGATCGGCGCCGCGATCGAAGGTGCCGGACCAGGACACATTGCGCGCGCCGACGCCGGCCTCGAAACAAGCCAGCAGCGGGCGCCAGGCGCCGCACGCCACGAACATGAGCTCGGCGTTGTACGAGCTGAACCGGGTCGGGAACTCCTCGTCCGCGTCCGGTGTCTCGGCGTCCCACAGGATCCGGCCGCGGCCGCCGGTCGACCACGGGCCGCTGATGCGGCGGACGCTCAGGGCCATCGTCGGGGCCGCGGTCGGGTTGGCGCCGACGGTGCGACCGACGGCCGCCTCGAGGGTGGACTCGGGCGGGCGCGTTTCGCGCGGGCTCGGCGCCTCGCCCGGGGCGGTGACCGGCGGCGGCAGGTCGGTGAACAGCACGACCAGCGCGTCGGCCAGGCGCGCGGTCGCGACCAGGCAGTGATCGACCGGCGGGTACAGGCGGCTGGTCGCCGCCGCGCCCGGCTCGATGATCGTCAGCTCGGCCACGAAGCCCTCGGGCGACTCGCGCACGCGGGCGATGGCCAGGACCGCGCCGTCGACCGCGAACCGCGCCGACGGCCGCCGCTCGGTCACCTCGGCCCGCACGGTCGCCTCGTCGACGCACGCGTCGGGCGCCTCGTACGTGAGCGCGATCGCCCGATCGTCGGCGGCGGCCACGCCCGCGGTCAGCGCCAGGAGCCCCGCCACCACCACCCCACTCCGCCGTTGCTGCGCCATCAGGCCGCTGATACTACACCAGCCATGCGCGCCCTTCGCTTCGCCGGTCGCGGGCTGTGGATCGCGCTCCTGTTGCTGTTCCACGGCGCGGTGTGGCTGATCGGCTGGCTGGTGATGTTGCTCAGCTTCCGCGGCAAGGCCGCGCGCCAGGCGTGGTTCGGGCGCCGCCTGGCGGCGCTGCTGATCGGCCTCGGCGCGACCTTCGTCAAGGTCGGGCAGATCATGTCGACCCGCCCCGACCTGTTCCCGCCGCACATCATCGGCGCGCTGACCCGGCTGCAGGACGACGTCGGCGCGTTCGCGTGGCGCCACGTCGAGCGCGCGTTCCGCGAGGACTTCGGCCGGGGGCCCGACGAGCTGTTCGCGCGCTTCGACCGCGCGCCGGTGGCGTCGGCGTCGGTGGCGCAGGTGCACAAGGCCGAGCTGGCCGACGGCACCGCGGTCGCGGTCAAGGTCCGGCGCCCGGGGCTGCCGGACCTGGTGGCGTTCGACCTGACGGTGATGCGGCTCTTCGCCCGGGTGATCGCGCTCGCGCCGTCGGCGCGGCTGCTGGCCCCGGTCGAGAGCGTCGACGAGTTCGGCCGCGCGATCCGCGCGCAGATCGATCTGTCGGTCGAGGCCGCCAACAACGCGCGGTTCGCCAAGAACTTCGCCAGCGATCCCGACGTCGCGTTCCCGCGGCTGCACCCGAAGCTGTGCTCGCCGCGGGTCCTGACGATGGACTTCATCGTCGGCGCCAAGGTGCTCGACGCGCCGCGCGCGCAGGGCGCCGACGCCACCCGCCTGGCCAAGATCGGCTTCCGGACGCTCCTGCAGATGGTCTTCGCCGACGGCTTCGTCCACGCCGACCTGCACCCCGGCAACATCCTGGTCGACCGCGACGCCAAGGTGGTGCTGCTCGATCTCGGCCTGACCGCCGAGCTCGACGAGCGCGCCCGGCGCGCGTTCGCGGCGTCGTTCGCCAGCTGGGCCACCGGCGACGGCAAGACCATGGCCAAGCTGATGGCCGAGTTCTCGCCGTCGGCCAAGGTCCGCGACTACGCCGCCTACGAGGCCGACGTGATCGCCTTCGTCGGGCGCTACCTGGGCAAGCCCCTGGGCGAGGTGCAGGTGTCGACGGTGGCGCTCGACATGATGAACATCCTGCGCACCCACCGCGTGCGCGTGAACGCGACCTACACCATGTGCAACGTCGCGATCGCGGTCACCGAGGGCATCGGCAAGCAGCTCGATCCCGACCTCGACCTGATGCGCGAGGCGCTGCCGTTCTTCGCCACGCTCAAGTCCGCCGGCCGGCTGTAGCCGTAGTAGCGTCGCGCGGCCGCGGCCCAGCCGCCGTCGGTCCCGGTGCCATGTCCAAGCTCCTCGGTTCGCACGCACGCAGGTTCGCCCTCGGGCTGGTCGCCGCCACGGCCTGCGGCGGCGACGACGCCCCCGCCGCCGACGCCGCCCCGGACGCGCCGATCGACGCCGCGCTCGACGCGCCGATCGACGCGCCGCCCAACGCGCCGCCGGAGGTGGCCGCGACGATCACCGCGCCGCCGACGCTGCTCGCCGGCGACCGCGCCGCGCTCGCGATCACCGCCACCGACGCCGACGGCGACGCGCTGACCTACGCGTGGACCCAGGTGACGCCGGCCGCCCCCGGCACCTGGCCCGACGGCCAGGCCGCGAGCGCCAGCGCCTGGGTGTCCCCGGCGATCGCGACCGACACCTCCTTCACCCTCGCGGTCGAGGTCAGCGACGGCGTGAACCCGCCGGTGACGCGCACGGTGACGCTCGCGGTGGTCGTGCCGCACTTCACCGACGTGCAGGCGGTGTTCGACGGCGCGCAGTGCACCGCCTGCCACGGCATGCAGGGCGGGCTCACGCTCGCGGCGTCCGGCAGCTACGCTGCGCTCGTCGGCGTCACCACCAACAACGCGGCGTGCGCGACGCTGGCGCGGGTCGCGCCGGGCGCCCCCGACGACTCGGCGCTGGTGCGCAAGATCGAGGGGACGACCTGCGGCACCCGCATGCCCCTGAGCAACCCGACCTACTTCGACATGTACCCGGGCCTGATCGTCCGGGTGCGCTCGTGGATCGCGGCCGGCGCGCTCAACAACTAGGGGCAGCGGGCCGGCGCCGCGAGGGACCGCGCGGGGCGCGCAGCCCCACGACGCGAGACGCCCGCCGCGTGCACCAGCGCTCGACCGACCTACGTCCGAGCGCTGAGCCGGCGCGCGCCGCGCTGTCCGCTCGTTGCACACGCGCGCGGGACCGCCCGATCGGCGCGCGCGCGCGCGCGCGAACTCTGCGACGCTGCGGCGGCCTGATCGGTCGATCGCGCAGGTCGTGCGCGGATCCGCGCCGCGCCGATCTCGACGGTGCGGCGCGCTGTCTCAGGCCCCACCACGGCGCCGAGGTTGCAACGCGCTGAGCCATGAGGCGCGTGCTCCCGCTCGCGATCTGTGTCCTCGCCGCCTGCGGCGGCAGCTCCAGCACCCCCGTCGACGGCGCCCTGCCCGACGCGCCCGAGCTCGACGGCGCGGTCGACGCCGCGGTCGACGCGCCGATCGACGCCGAGATCGACGCCGCGCCCGAGCCCGCGTGCTGGACCTGCCACGGCGACGTCGCCTCCCCGGCCCCGCCGCTCGACACCACCGGCAACTCGAGCCCCCTGGCCCGCGGCGTCGGCGCCCACCGGGCCCACCTGACCACCGACAGCATCTGGCACCGCGACGTCACGTGCGAGGACTGCCATGTCGTCCCGCCGACCCGCGACTCGCTGGGGCACATCGACACCGCCCTGCCGGCGGAGCTGGTGTGGAGCCCGCTGGCGTCGGCCGACGGCGTCGCGCCGAGCTTCGACGGCGCCGCATGCACCAGCTACTGCCACGGCGCCAGCCTCACCGGCGGCACCCACTCGACGCCGCGCTGGGCCTCGGGCGAGGCCGGCCAGGCCGCGTGCGGCACCTGCCACGGCCTGCCGCCGGGCCCGCCGCACCCGGCCGCGACCTGGTGCAGCCCGTGCCACCCGTCGGTCGACATCCGCACGCCCTTCCTGGCGCCGGCCAACCACATCGACGGCATCGTCGAGCTCAACCCGCTGGCGTGCGACTCGTGCCACGGCTCGGCCGGCGACCCGTCGCCGCCCAACGGCGTCACCGGCGCCACCTCGACCACCGCCCGCGGCGTCGGCGCCCACCGCAGCCACCTGCGCGCGGCGACCTGGCACGCGCCGGTCGCGTGCAGCGAGTGCCACACCGTGCCCACGACGATCGGCGCCGCCGGCCACGCCGACACGCCGCTGCCCGCAGAGCTGACGTTCGGCGCGCTCGCCACCGCCGCCGGCGCCACGCCCAGCTTCGACGGCGTCACGTGCACCAACGCCTACTGCCACGGCGCGACGCTCGCGCCCGGCGGCAGCGACACCACCCCGACGTGGACCACCGTCGACGGCACCCAGGCCGCGTGCGGCACCTGCCACGGCCTGCCGCCCGGCGGCGTCCACCCGTCGGTCAGCGGCCCCGTCCCGGCCGCCTGCGCCGCGTGCCACAGCGCGGTGATCGCCGCCGACGGCTCGTTCGCCAACCCCGCGCTGCACATCGACGGGATCGTCGAGGTGGTCGCGACCAGCTGCGACGCGTGCCACGGCTCGGCCGCGAACCCGGCGCCGCCGCGCGGCCTCGGCGGCGAGACCGCCACGACCGCGCGCGCGGTCGGCGCGCACCAGGCCCACCTCGGCGCCGCCACGTGGCACGGGCCGATCGCGTGCGAGGAGTGCCACCGGGTCCCCGCGACCCCGCTCGCGATCGGCCACCTCGACACGCCGCTGCCGGCCGAGCTGACGTTCGGGCCGCTGGCGACCGCCGATGGCGCCGCGCCCGCCTTCGACGGCGTCACCTGCACCAGCGCCTACTGCCACGGCGCCACGCTCGCGCCCGGCGGCAGCGACACCACGCCGACCTGGACGATCGTCGACGGCAGCCAGGACGCGTGCGGCACCTGCCACGGCCTGCCGCCGGGCGGCCCGCACCCGACCGTGACCGGCACGCCGCCGGCGTCGTGCGCGCCGTGCCACGGCGCGGTGATCGCCGCGGGCGGCGGGTTCGCGAACCCGGCCCTGCACATCGACGGCGTGGTCGAGGTGTCGGCGACCGCGTGCGACAGCTGCCACGGCAGCGGTGGCGACCCGTCGCCACCGCGCGACGTCAGCGGCAACCTCGCGACCACGGCCCGCGGCGTCGGCGCCCACCGCAGCCACCTGGGGGCGTCGACCTGGCGCGCGCCGATCGCGTGCACCGAGTGCCACGCGGTGCCGACCTCGATCGACAGCGTCGGCCACCGCGACACGCCGCTGCCGGCCGAGCTGACCTTTGGGCCCCGGGCCCGCGCCGACGGCGCCGCGCCGACCTTCGACGGCGTCACCTGCGCTGACGCCTACTGCCACGGCGCGACCTTGCGCCCGGGCGGCACCGACACGACGCCGACCTGGACCGTCGTCGACGGCAGCCAGGCCGCGTGCGGCACCTGCCACGGCCTGCCCCCGGGCGGCGGCCACCCGCCGGTCATCGGCGCGGCCCCGGCCGCGTGCGCGGCCTGCCACGACGCGGTGATCGCGCCCGACGGCAGCTTCGCCAACCCGGCGCTGCACGTCGACGGCGTGGTCGAGGTGCGGAGCCTCACCTGCGACGCGTGCCACGGCGGCGCCGGCGATCCGTCGCCGCCGCGCGACGTCAGCGGCAACCTCGCGACCACGGCCCGCGGGGTCGGCGCCCACCGCAGCCACCTCCGGTCGTCGACCTGGCGCGCGCCGATCGCCTGCACCGAGTGCCACCGCGTGCCGGCGACGATCCTGGCGGCGGGTCACTTCGACACGCCGCTGCCGGCCGAGCTGCGGTTCGGCGCCACCGCGCGCGCCGACGGCGCCAGCCCGAGCTTCGACGGCGCCCGCTGCGCTGACGCCTACTGCCACGGCGCCACGCTCCTGCCCGGCGGCAGCAACCACACGCCGACGTGGACGACCGTCGACGGCAGCCAGGCCGCGTGCGGCACCTGCCACGGCCTGCCGCCCGGCGGCGCGCACCCGGCGGTCGGCGCGCCGGTCCCGCAGGCGTGCGGCATGTGCCACGCCGCGGTCGTGTCGCTGGCCGGCGGCTTCGTCGCGCCGGCGCTGCACCTCGACGGCGTGGTCGAGACCGCGTCGCCGCACCCGGGCGGCTGGGCCGCGCCGAGCGCGCACGGCGCCGCGGCCAACGACGGCGGCCTCGCGGCCTGCCAGGCCTGCCACGGCGCCGACCTCCGCGGCGGCATGAGCGCGGTGTCGTGCACCTCGTGCCACGCCGACTGGGAGACCCGGTGCACGTTCTGTCACGGCGGCACCGACAACCTGACCGGCGCGCCGCCGGCCGGCGTCGGCGGCGAGCTCCTGCGCAGCACCGTCGCGGTCGGCGCGCACACGCTCCACGTCGGCGCGACCACGATCCACGCCGCCTGGGACTGCACCCGCTGCCACGTCAAGCCGACGTCGGTGTTCTCGCCCGGCCACATCGACGGCGACGGCCGGGCCGAGGTCCGGTTCGACGGCCTCAACCCGATCGCGACCTACACGCTCGCCACCGCCACCTGCGGCGCCACCCACTGCCACGGCAACGGCCGCACCGACAACGGCGGCGCGGCCTGGACCACGGACCCGGTCATCACCTGCGCGTCCTGCCACAACGACGCCACCACGCCGTCGACCAGCTTCACGATGTCGGGCGAGCACCGGCGCCACGTCAAGTCACAGAACATCGCGTGCCAGGAGTGCCACGCGACCGTCGTCGGCGCCGGCAACGTCATCGTCGGGCTGAGCCTGCACGTCGACGGGATCAACCAGGTGGCCCTGCGCCAGCCCGGCACCTGGACGGCGGCGACCAGGCGCTGCGATCCGGCGTGCCACGGCGCCGAGACCTGGTGACGACTACCCGCGGCCGCGCCGGCGCCGGCGCCGCGCCAGCATCGCGGCGGCGACCGCGAGCACCGCCGCGCCGTCGGGCGTCGCGCCGGTCGTGCAGCCACACGCGGCGCCGCCGCCGGGGTCGAGGTCGAGGAAGCGCTGGTTGCCGTCGAGCGCGGCCGCGTCGGCGGGCGCGTCCAGGCGCTGGGCGTCGACCACCAGCGCGTCGACCCCGGCGTCGAGGCGGGGCCCGTCGACGCCGGCGTCGGCCGGATCCCACGGCGAGCCGTCGTTGGGCCGGCGCGGGGTCGGCGACTCGACCCGCCAGTCGACCGCGACCACGTCGGTCGCCGCGATCCGGGCCAGCGCCAGGCCGGCCGGCGGCGGCACCGCCGCGCTGGCGTCGTCGGGGCCGAACAGATCGCGCACCGGCGCGGCGACCGCGCCCCAGCGCACGCAGTCGTAGCGGGTCGCGCTCGACACCAGGCACACCTGGCCGGCGTCGAGATCGAGCGGCGGCACCAGGCTGCCGTCGGCGCCGGTGGCGAACTCGGCCTGGGCCGCGGGCGTGGCCAGGAGCAGGTAGCTGCCGGCGGCCAGGCAGGTGGCGCTGGCGAACGGCGCGACGTCGCCGAGCACCGCGCCGGCGGCGTCGTAGCTGACCACCCGCGTCGACGGGAACACGCACGCCGCGGCCGTGGCCTCGAGCTCGACGTAGCGCGCCGCCGGATCGCCGCTGCCAGCCGCGGTCGCGACCTCCGACAGGCGCACGTCGGCGAGGTCGGCCGCCGCCGGCGCCGCGGCCGCCGCCAGCGCGATCACGGTGGCCGGCCAGCGCATGCGGCATCCTACCTGGGTTCGGGCCCGCGACGCTGATGTCACGCCCGGGTTGCGAGAGCCGCGGCCCGGGGCCTAGGATGGCCGCGGGTTAGACAACCCTCCCGGCTTGACGGCAGTCCTAGCCCGAAGCCGCCTCGCCGTGACATGGTTGTCACGGTGCCGCCCGCCCCGCCCCCGTGATCGACGTCGGACAGGTCCTCGACAAGTACGAGCTCCTGGCGCGCGTCGGCCAGGGCGGGATGGCGGTCGTCTATCGCGGGATCGATCACTCGCTCAAGCGCGAGGTCGCGGTGAAGGTGCTGCACCGGCACCTGGCCGAGCACGCCGAGGCCCGCGACCGGTTCGAGCGCGAGGCCCACGCGGTCGCCAAGCTCCGCCACGAGAACATCCTCGAGATCTTCGCGTACTCGGGCAAGGAGTCGCCCGAGAGCTACATCGTCACCGAGTTCATCGACGGCGCCACGCTCAAGCAGTTCGTCACCGACCACCCGCCGCGGTTCGCCGAGATCGGCGCGATGGTCGTGGCCGAGATCGGGCGGGCGCTGGCCCACGCCCACGGCCACGGCGTGCTGCACCGCGACGTCAAGCCCGAGAACGTGATGATCCGCTCGGACGGCGTGGTCAAGCTGACCGACTTCGGCATCTCGCAGATGGTCGACGCCCAGCGCATGACCGTCACCGGCCAGCTGCTGGGCTCGCCCGCGTACATGTCGCCCGAGCACGTGCTGGGCCACGAGCTCGACTTCCGCACCGACGTGTTCGCCGCGGGGATCGTGCTGTACCAGCTCACCGTCGGCAAGCTGCCGTTCGACGGCAAGAACCCGCACGAGATCCTGAAGCGGATCGCCGAGTGCAAGTACGTCGATCCGCGGCAGGCCAACCCCCGCGTCGGCGGCGAGCTCGGGCGGATCATCGTCAAGGCGATGGCGGCCGACCCGGCCGATCGCTACCCCACGATGACCGCGATGGTGGCCGATCTCGAGGGCTACCTCGACGGCTCGGGCCTGGGCACGCCCAAGGACGAGCTGGCCCGCTACTTCGCCGCGCCGGCGGTCTACGAGGTCGCGCTGGGCCAGCGCCTGGTCGATCACCTGCTCCGGCGGGCCAAGGCCGAGCTCCCGACCCGCCACGCGCTCGCGCTCGACCTGCTCGATCGGGTGCTGACGATCGACCCGGACCACGAGGGCGCGCGGCTGCTGCTGGCGTCGATCGAGCGCCGGCACCGCTGGCGGCGGGTCGCGGTCGGGGTCGGGCTGGTCGTGCTCGCGGGCGGCGGCGGCTGGGGCCTGCGCCACGCGCTGCGCGGCGGCGCGACGCCGCGCCCGGCGATCGACGCCGCGGTGGCCGCCGACGCCGCGGTCGACGCGCCCCCGCCGGTCGACGCCGGCGCGCTCGACGCCGGCGACCTCGACGCCTCCGCCGAACCGATCGACGCCGACGTCGACGCGCCGATCGACGACCCGGGCCCGCGCCGCGCCGACGCGCACGCGTTGCTGCCGGCGCCGCCCGAGGACGCCGCGGCGGCGCGCACGTTCACGCTGTCGGTGTCGCCGCCCGACGCCGAGGTCCGGATCGGCGAGGGCCCGTGGCAGCGCTACCTCGGCGGCCACGCCGAGCTGCCGGCGCCGACCGCGGCGACCGGGCGGACCGTGCGCCGCGACGACTGCTGCGAGCCGAGCCAGCGCCGGGTCGGCCCCG
This is a stretch of genomic DNA from Myxococcales bacterium. It encodes these proteins:
- a CDS encoding AarF/ABC1/UbiB kinase family protein; its protein translation is MRALRFAGRGLWIALLLLFHGAVWLIGWLVMLLSFRGKAARQAWFGRRLAALLIGLGATFVKVGQIMSTRPDLFPPHIIGALTRLQDDVGAFAWRHVERAFREDFGRGPDELFARFDRAPVASASVAQVHKAELADGTAVAVKVRRPGLPDLVAFDLTVMRLFARVIALAPSARLLAPVESVDEFGRAIRAQIDLSVEAANNARFAKNFASDPDVAFPRLHPKLCSPRVLTMDFIVGAKVLDAPRAQGADATRLAKIGFRTLLQMVFADGFVHADLHPGNILVDRDAKVVLLDLGLTAELDERARRAFAASFASWATGDGKTMAKLMAEFSPSAKVRDYAAYEADVIAFVGRYLGKPLGEVQVSTVALDMMNILRTHRVRVNATYTMCNVAIAVTEGIGKQLDPDLDLMREALPFFATLKSAGRL
- a CDS encoding CxxxxCH/CxxCH domain-containing protein; translated protein: MRRVLPLAICVLAACGGSSSTPVDGALPDAPELDGAVDAAVDAPIDAEIDAAPEPACWTCHGDVASPAPPLDTTGNSSPLARGVGAHRAHLTTDSIWHRDVTCEDCHVVPPTRDSLGHIDTALPAELVWSPLASADGVAPSFDGAACTSYCHGASLTGGTHSTPRWASGEAGQAACGTCHGLPPGPPHPAATWCSPCHPSVDIRTPFLAPANHIDGIVELNPLACDSCHGSAGDPSPPNGVTGATSTTARGVGAHRSHLRAATWHAPVACSECHTVPTTIGAAGHADTPLPAELTFGALATAAGATPSFDGVTCTNAYCHGATLAPGGSDTTPTWTTVDGTQAACGTCHGLPPGGVHPSVSGPVPAACAACHSAVIAADGSFANPALHIDGIVEVVATSCDACHGSAANPAPPRGLGGETATTARAVGAHQAHLGAATWHGPIACEECHRVPATPLAIGHLDTPLPAELTFGPLATADGAAPAFDGVTCTSAYCHGATLAPGGSDTTPTWTIVDGSQDACGTCHGLPPGGPHPTVTGTPPASCAPCHGAVIAAGGGFANPALHIDGVVEVSATACDSCHGSGGDPSPPRDVSGNLATTARGVGAHRSHLGASTWRAPIACTECHAVPTSIDSVGHRDTPLPAELTFGPRARADGAAPTFDGVTCADAYCHGATLRPGGTDTTPTWTVVDGSQAACGTCHGLPPGGGHPPVIGAAPAACAACHDAVIAPDGSFANPALHVDGVVEVRSLTCDACHGGAGDPSPPRDVSGNLATTARGVGAHRSHLRSSTWRAPIACTECHRVPATILAAGHFDTPLPAELRFGATARADGASPSFDGARCADAYCHGATLLPGGSNHTPTWTTVDGSQAACGTCHGLPPGGAHPAVGAPVPQACGMCHAAVVSLAGGFVAPALHLDGVVETASPHPGGWAAPSAHGAAANDGGLAACQACHGADLRGGMSAVSCTSCHADWETRCTFCHGGTDNLTGAPPAGVGGELLRSTVAVGAHTLHVGATTIHAAWDCTRCHVKPTSVFSPGHIDGDGRAEVRFDGLNPIATYTLATATCGATHCHGNGRTDNGGAAWTTDPVITCASCHNDATTPSTSFTMSGEHRRHVKSQNIACQECHATVVGAGNVIVGLSLHVDGINQVALRQPGTWTAATRRCDPACHGAETW
- a CDS encoding serine/threonine protein kinase, with the translated sequence MIDVGQVLDKYELLARVGQGGMAVVYRGIDHSLKREVAVKVLHRHLAEHAEARDRFEREAHAVAKLRHENILEIFAYSGKESPESYIVTEFIDGATLKQFVTDHPPRFAEIGAMVVAEIGRALAHAHGHGVLHRDVKPENVMIRSDGVVKLTDFGISQMVDAQRMTVTGQLLGSPAYMSPEHVLGHELDFRTDVFAAGIVLYQLTVGKLPFDGKNPHEILKRIAECKYVDPRQANPRVGGELGRIIVKAMAADPADRYPTMTAMVADLEGYLDGSGLGTPKDELARYFAAPAVYEVALGQRLVDHLLRRAKAELPTRHALALDLLDRVLTIDPDHEGARLLLASIERRHRWRRVAVGVGLVVLAGGGGWGLRHALRGGATPRPAIDAAVAADAAVDAPPPVDAGALDAGDLDASAEPIDADVDAPIDDPGPRRADAHALLPAPPEDAAAARTFTLSVSPPDAEVRIGEGPWQRYLGGHAELPAPTAATGRTVRRDDCCEPSQRRVGPESAGGRIAIALGFLPAQLTPRCARADVQVEIDGHTARLDKPTLITFGGALTQRQVTVRFIGDTITSQKVTVRYAEAKEVTCAP